TGCCGCCAGCCTGTCCGGCGGCAGAAACATCAATGATTCCAGTCGTGTCCATAGTATTGCCGCCCGCACGTCTCGTCCGGGGAAAAGCTGACCTGCAACCAACGCATATAATCCGAGCTGGGTTAGATAGTTCCCCGGCACATCGCCCGGCCCCGCGGGCACCGATGCGTCGGACTTGTAGTCCACCACCGTTACCCCCGAGTCGTCAACCACGAGCCGGTCGATGCGGCCGGCCAGGCGGATATCGGCGCCATCGCGCCTGGCGTCGATGAGGAAGGGCACTTCGGCGCGGCTGGCCGGCCCGAACACAGCGGCGAGGTCGGGCCGGGAGAGAATGGATACCGCCTTGGCGCCGAGCCCTGCATGGCTTTCCGGCGCATCGGGCAGCAAAGCCAGCAGTGCCTTGGGCACCACATCGGCCCATACAGCCGGATCGACCCGGCCCAGATGCTGCAGCAGGGCATGGAGCGCGATGCCTTCCCTGCGCGCCGCATCGGCATCGCGCACCTGTTCGACCAGGCTATCGAGCGCCAGGACCGGGGCGACATGGCTGCGCGCCGAGGAGGGCGAGACGATGGGCGCTACCGATGGGGCAGGGACGGGGGCGAAGGCCCGGGGCTGCCCAGCCAGCGGCACTATGTCGGCGAGGCGCTTGACCGGCTGCGGGGTGAGCCGCTCGCGCGGATAGATCAGCGCGGTCTCCTCGCCCTGCTCGTCCAGCACGATTTCGGCCTCGTCGCGCAAAGCGCGGTCCACCGCCTGATACCAGGTGCCTTCGAGCTGACCTTCCGGCTTGCGGCCCGGCGTCAGCGCGCCGGTGACATAGAGTTCGTCCTCGGCGCGGGTCATGGCCACATAGAGCTTGCGCCAATATTCCTTGGCCAGATTGGCTTCCACCTGCGTCTTGACCGCCTGGCTGGCTTCGACATGGGCGCCGCGGCCCGAGGCATGGACCAGCAGCGGGCCGGGCGCGTCGGTCAGCAGATAGACCGGCCGATTGACCTGGTTGCCCTGCGGCTTGCTGGCGGCGTCGGCGAGGATGACGATGGGCGCTTCGAGCCCCTTGGCGCCATGCACGGTCATGACGCGAATGCCGGTGCCGGCCTCGGCCAGTTCGCGCTTGATCGACACCGCGCTTTGCCGCATGGCGGCAACGAAACCCTGCAGCGATGGTTGGCTGCCCTGTTCATGGGACAGCGCCAGTTCGAGCAGTTCGGCGAACACCTCGTCCACTTCCTCGCCCAGCCGGGCATGGAAGCGGCGCAATCCGCCTTCGGCATAAAGCACCTGGGTGAGGAATTCGAAGGGGCGCTCGAAATCGAGCTCACCGCGCCAGCGCGACAGCATGCGCCAGGCTTCGGCGCAGCTTGGCGTGGTGCAGGTCTCGAGCGCCTGCCACAGGGTCTGCTTGTCGCGGGGCTGGGCGAGGGCGAAGAGGTCGTCTTCGCTGATATCGAAGAGCGGCGAGCGCAACAGCGCGGCCAGTTGCAGATTGTCGGCCGGGTTGAGCAGAACGTCGCAGAGGGCCAACAGGTCGAGCACGGCGATATGTTCGGATACGGCCAGCCGGTCGGCGCCGGGCGTGGGCAGGCCTTCCTTGCGCAAAGCGCGGATGACTTCCTGGAACACGGCGCCGCGCGACTGCACCAGGATCAGCACGTCATTGGGGCGGATGGGTCGGCCGCGATTGGCCAGCGGGCGCTTGGTGTCGATCCAGGACTTGATCTCGCGCGCGATACGCTCGGCCACCTGGCGGGGCGCGGTGCGCTCGCCGCCGCTGGGCGGCTCGGTGGGCCATGCACTGGCGCCGCTTTCGGCAAGCGCCTGCTGCAAGGGCGGCCACAGGGTCACGCTGCCACCTGTCGTGGGGCGTGTCGTATCGTGATGCACCTTGCCGGTTTCGAGAAGGGCGTCCTGCATGCCCTCGAGGTCGGTGACCTTGTCGACGGCATTGAGAATTTCGATCAGCGTGCGGAAGCTGGTATGCAGCGGCACGCGGCGGAACTGCATGTCGACAGTGGCGGCGCGGCGCTCGAACAATTCGCCCGTAGCCCCGAACAGGGTCGGTTCGGCCCCCTGGAAGGAATAGATCGACTGCTTTTGGTCGCCCACCGCGAACAGCGAGCGCAGGCGGGTCAGATCGCCCGCGCCGTTGAAGAATTCGTCGGCAATGGCCCGCACCACGCGCCATTGCTCGGGATTGGTATCCTGGCTTTCATCGACCAGGATATGGTCGATGCCGGTATCGAGCTTGTATTGCACCCAGGGCCCGGCATCGGGGTTTTCCAGCAGATCGCCGAGCTTTTCGACCAGGTCGTCGAAATCGAGCAGCGAGCGAGCGCGCTTATGTTCATTGTACCGGCCGGCAATCAGCGCCACCACATCGAGCAGGGCTTCGCTGCGCTCGATGATGAGCGATGTGCGGCGCTCGATCATCAGACCGGCGAGGCGTTCGGCTTCGGCCAGCATGCGCTGGGCGAGCACCGGGTCGGCCTTTTCCACCGCCTTGCCGGGGAAGTTGGCGGGCGGCAGGTCCTTGTCGGTCAGGAAGGCGCCGATCCAGTCGAGCGGGCGAGGCGCATTGGCGTCGATGCTGCCGAAGCGATTGGCCAGGGCCTTGCCGCCCAGGGCCAGCAGGCGGGCAATGTCGCCGCCATCGACCAGCCGTTCACTCACGGCGGCATCCAGAATCGCCTGGCTGCTGCGCGGCGTCATGGTGCCGAGCAGGCGGCGCAGATTGGCCTTGGCGGCGGGAATGTCCGCCAGCACCGCCTTGAGCTTGCGGCCGTCATTCATCGCCAGCTCGATGGCGTCGCTGAGGGCGAAGTCGCTGAGCAGGCCGAACAGGGTTTCCACCGCCACCGTGGCGCCCTCGCCGCGCAGGCCCTGCGCCAGCACGGCTTCTCGGGTCTGGGTCAGCAGCGCAATGCGCTCGTCATCCTCGATGACCTTGAAGTCGAAGGGCACGCCGGCTTCGAGGGGGAAGCGGTGCAGCACGCTCTCGCAGAAGGCGTGGATGGTGACGATCTTGAGGCCGCCGGGCGTTTCCAGCGCTTGCGCGAACAGCGTGCGCGCCCGCTCGATCTGGCTGGGGCGATAGGCGCTGCCCTCGACCTCTTTCAGCTCCTTGATCAGGTCCGGCTCCGGCAGAGTGGCCCATTTGGCCAGCTTCTCGGCGACGCGGCCGCGCATTTCGGCGGCGGCGGCCTTGGTATAGGTGAGGCAGAGGATGGATTGCGGCCGCGCCCCAGCTAGCAGCAGGCGCAGCACGCGCTGAGTGAGAACATAGGTCTTGCCCGAGCCGGCATTGGCCGACACCCAGATCGACAGAGCCGGATCGGTGGCCCGCGCCTGGTTGTTGCGGGTTTCGGCGGAGATGACGGGCTTGCCGCGTTCCTGGCTCAAAACACGTCCTCATCATCTTCGTCCACGGCGGTCCACTCGTCCATGCGGGCGAGATGGTCATAGGCGCCGGGGAAGCGCTGCGTCTTGAGCGGCAGGATGCGCGCGGGCATGGGATTGTCGTTGAACAGGAAGAAATCGACATGGGACTGCATGCGGCGGGCGATCTCGTCGGCCGCGCTCATGATGGTGTGGCCATTGTCCAGCGAGAAGGCAATCGGCCGGAAGGCCTCGGGGCCGAGCCCGATCTTGATATAGGTCAGGGCCGAGGAATCCGCTCCCGGCACACCCATGGCATTGGCCTTGGCCATCTGCGCTTCGAGCAGCATTTGCGGCGCTTCGAACGCCTTCATGGCGCCCGGCGCCGGCACCGAACCGGTCTTGAAATCGAGAATCTGCAGGCGGCCATCCATCATTTCATCGACCCGGTCGGCGCGACCCTTGAGGGTGAAGCCCGAGGGCAGGGCCCACAGCCCGTCGATTTCGGCATGGCGCTGGCGCACCTCGGCATTGCGTTCGCGCTCGAAGTCGAGGAATTGCCGTGCTGCCGTTTCGAAGCGCCGAATCCAGATGTCGCGGCGCTCGGCAATGCCGTCGAGCCCGGAAAAGGCATCCACGGCGAACTGGCGCAGCAGGTCGGGCGCGTTGGGCGCCATCACATCATGCCGCTCCTCGACGAAGCGGGCCAGAATATCGTGG
This sequence is a window from Devosia ginsengisoli. Protein-coding genes within it:
- the addA gene encoding double-strand break repair helicase AddA — protein: MSQERGKPVISAETRNNQARATDPALSIWVSANAGSGKTYVLTQRVLRLLLAGARPQSILCLTYTKAAAAEMRGRVAEKLAKWATLPEPDLIKELKEVEGSAYRPSQIERARTLFAQALETPGGLKIVTIHAFCESVLHRFPLEAGVPFDFKVIEDDERIALLTQTREAVLAQGLRGEGATVAVETLFGLLSDFALSDAIELAMNDGRKLKAVLADIPAAKANLRRLLGTMTPRSSQAILDAAVSERLVDGGDIARLLALGGKALANRFGSIDANAPRPLDWIGAFLTDKDLPPANFPGKAVEKADPVLAQRMLAEAERLAGLMIERRTSLIIERSEALLDVVALIAGRYNEHKRARSLLDFDDLVEKLGDLLENPDAGPWVQYKLDTGIDHILVDESQDTNPEQWRVVRAIADEFFNGAGDLTRLRSLFAVGDQKQSIYSFQGAEPTLFGATGELFERRAATVDMQFRRVPLHTSFRTLIEILNAVDKVTDLEGMQDALLETGKVHHDTTRPTTGGSVTLWPPLQQALAESGASAWPTEPPSGGERTAPRQVAERIAREIKSWIDTKRPLANRGRPIRPNDVLILVQSRGAVFQEVIRALRKEGLPTPGADRLAVSEHIAVLDLLALCDVLLNPADNLQLAALLRSPLFDISEDDLFALAQPRDKQTLWQALETCTTPSCAEAWRMLSRWRGELDFERPFEFLTQVLYAEGGLRRFHARLGEEVDEVFAELLELALSHEQGSQPSLQGFVAAMRQSAVSIKRELAEAGTGIRVMTVHGAKGLEAPIVILADAASKPQGNQVNRPVYLLTDAPGPLLVHASGRGAHVEASQAVKTQVEANLAKEYWRKLYVAMTRAEDELYVTGALTPGRKPEGQLEGTWYQAVDRALRDEAEIVLDEQGEETALIYPRERLTPQPVKRLADIVPLAGQPRAFAPVPAPSVAPIVSPSSARSHVAPVLALDSLVEQVRDADAARREGIALHALLQHLGRVDPAVWADVVPKALLALLPDAPESHAGLGAKAVSILSRPDLAAVFGPASRAEVPFLIDARRDGADIRLAGRIDRLVVDDSGVTVVDYKSDASVPAGPGDVPGNYLTQLGLYALVAGQLFPGRDVRAAILWTRLESLMFLPPDRLAAGAQGFTLR